The DNA segment CCACCATTGTTCTTAAGTACTACTTCTTGCAGCTCTTCATGCATTAGTGAACATATTCATTTAAGAATCTCTTCAATTATGCATGCAACTGTAGGCTTGCTTCTTCATTTACATTGAACTGCTGAGTCAGTGACAGAATCTCTTCCCATTTCAGTAGAAAGCATACTGATACAACACAGAAGGAACTACAGAGTTTGGCTGCTTCAGCAATGGAATCAACTATTTGAGTCTCCGACAACAATGCATGTGCATGTTGAAAACTTCATCGTGTTGGTTGGCCAGgaacaaatgaagaaaaatgCTTTTGGGATTAGAACTAAGATTAGcttaaaaattgaattagacCAGTTGCTGATATGAAGATATTGGCAAAAATTGGTTGACTGAGATTCTCTATACATCATGAATGTTGGAACCTAGCAATTTCTCCTCCTCTCTTGGAATTTCAGTGAGTTGAACACCAGATCGCGAGATCTTGTTCCACTCGTTTTCAACTCTGAAAAATATCCACTGGAAGCGACGCCACATCTCCAGAAGAGTGATAGCAAACACTGTCAGGTAGTTATGGCGGAGATGAGCAGATAATTTGTATGTCCATGAGCAGCGCAGAATGAAGTTGGTTCCAATCACCCAAAAGTATATCTGCAGCTCAGAGACTAGATTTGTCAGATCAAACGAAAAATATCTTGCATCTTTGTTCTAAGATGCTAAGATGCTTCAGCTTCTTACCCATTGTCGACCATAGAACATGTTGGAGACTACACTTGATTTGTTGAACTTGAATATGCGAGAAAATCCACTGTAAAACAAAggtaaaaaaaaggataaaaatgtcAATATAAAGTGAAATCAGTGTGATTACTTAACATAAAAAGTAGAATGGTGCGTAAAGCTAGCACATAGACTCCATGTGCACATAAATATGCATACCATGAGTTGAACCTTCtttagtatattttttattcataaggtttaaaattaaatttggtGAAAGTAACATTTCCATCTGAGAAAATTGTGAGGGCTGTTATTATCAATATGAAGGAAAAGATGATAGATTTGTACCTTAAATCCCAATCTCTGGTTATATCCCAGTAAAATGAATAGAGGGAATTAATGACACTAGAGAGAAGCCACAGTGGCCGATACAGAGTTGACCATTTCTCATGGAGAACATGGTATTTAAGGGCTGAAAGAAAAATGACTGGAACTGCTGTTGAATATTTCAAAGCTGGAAAACAAAATGCAAATGGTGTTAGAATACCTGGATAACAAGCAATGCAATAATCACAGACATTATTTTAAACAAGCAATACAAAGATTGATTTTTGTGCCTTAGAAGATGACGAGCGTTTGCACTATCAGGACAACCACTCAACTGGGACATCTTACACTTTCAGGAGGGCAAGGGATAAAGTTACCAAAAGCAATTACCATTGAAGAGgcaatttttttctttggtaTCTCTGTACTGGCGCAGACATTGCAATAAACGCCATATATAAGGAAGAACAAGGACCATTGGTATCGCAACTGAGTGACTACCACAAACTGAATCAGCTTCAAGCCAAGCAATTGTGGCAACCTGCATATtatgaaaaatacaaatatagtATTCAAATTCACCATAACAAAAATATGGAAGGAACATGTAAATTTGCACAGCTAAAAGATGAGAGAATGGAATAGGCTTCTTTACtattttcaaaaacagtttctggtttctaaaatttatttgtcCCTGAAAACTTTGGAATGTTTGTTCCTTGAGCACATTTCTGTTTCGAGAAGACTTGAATACAAAAGAAGAGGACAAGAAAACATCTTCCAGCTCTTTctgttttttagtttctaaaacacAGATTTGGAGAtaaatttcaatatttaatatatgttGGATGAGATATTGGTTGCAGAGCTGAGTAGTATGATTTAGAAacagtttttaaaacaaaaaaagcaAGAAGGGAAATAAATAAGCCTGTAATTTTGTTGAATCTACCACATAGTACCCAGCTTGGCACCCATTGTATCAAAAGGAAGTAAATGCAAATGAGAAGATTATAAACATAATAGAAGATCAATGACCAAAATGAAGCGTGCATGCaaagtaatttttttgtcaGGATATTAAAATTCTGTTGTTATTTCAACTAGGACTCTGAAAGACAGAAGAACTAAAATAGAGATGACAAGTTACAAGCagtataaagaaaaagaaaatttggCAAAGCATACCTGTCTGTTTACCATTCTGCACACTGAACGTTCTAAATCTGAAAACACCTGTATGCAGTGCACAATTAGGAAAAACAACTAGGAAAGCAATGATTATAAGTATTAGCATAATAAAAAACATTGGTACATATAACAGCAGCAAACCTTTTTTTCCAAATAAATGATTAAATAGGCAAGGTGATCATCAACAAAGAAGAATGCACCAAGAAATAAGTTATTAAGCTATGTACTGTACCTTTGCCATGGAGGTCAAAATATCAGCCACGAAAAAGTCTGGAAACGTAATTGGCTGTAAGAAGAAAAGAACCATTATTTGTAAGAAAAgtcataaattatataaatgacAGGCATGAGAAAACCAACCAACAAACTTAcagaaaatagtaaaaataacaacttaaattattaaaaccATTGAATCAAACAGTAGCTCTCGGATTTGTAAATTCACAACAATAAACttaaaacacaaaattattGGATTTTCAGGTGCTTTGTAAAAGAAACCAAATGCTGACCAACACTCAAACTTCCATGTCAAGCATGACAGTCAAAAATCTTACCTGCAAAGGGAAAGCTATCCGAAGTAATGTCCTCAAAAAGAAGTATCGAGAGGACAAATAGAAAATATCAAAGGGAAAGATCAAGACTACTGCAACAATAATGTAGAGAAGCACCTGCAATACCATATATATGTCATATGATCAGAATAAATGTTAGCCAAAATGCTTCTCATAGAAAGGATCACAGGAAGCAATTCATTTCCTAGCAGAAAGAGTTACTCCTGAccttagaaaaaaattaagacatCAGCTTCCATCTCcacaaaaacacaaaaaattacaattacatATATGTTTAACATAATGAAAAAACGTATATCAAATCAAGCAAATAATATCAAATTCAAAGCAGCAGTCACATTCTACTATTGGTGATAGAGGATAGAGAAACAGATACTAAACTGGTTGAGATGCAGCCAGCGATACTTCCCCATGAGAATAGAGATAAAGGTAAGCAGTCATGCTAGTAGGGACAATGATTGTCATCCAAGTGCTACACTGAAAATAACGTAACAGTTGAAGTTAATACTTAAAACATGGATAATGGATCTACATAGTAGCAGCATCAAACCATGTTACTGACACAACTTCACAAAAGATTAGCTTGATGCAGAAGCATGGGTTAGAGATTGGGCTACAAAATCAGTTTGTTTGCATAAATTTCTCTATAAACATTTCGGGAGAAGAAAATATGCTGTATAAACTAATTAAATTCTCCAAAAGCTAAAAGTTGTTTATGTATAAGCTAATTTGTAGAACAATTTATCTTCAAATTCAATTTATTCATGTTAGTAAAGTCCACATTAATTCATTTCTTATTGCTGATATGTTAGACATAGTTGACTGCTTATTCTATCTGACGTGCTTACAATGATGGATTGCTGGAGGAATTTATTGTTTTGGAATGGAGAGGAGACATTCACTTGCCATTTAGTATGAATTCAATTGTTTGCTCCTAGAGCAAAGTGTGTTCCTACCAACATCCTCTTTTTCTCCCCTCTCTACCTTTGACTCCTTCTACTGTCCCTCTACaaattctgttttatattttactgtTGACAACCCATACAAAGGCTAATTTGGCTTTTAAGTGCATAAGCATTTATTACTTTGATTACCAGTATGTGTTTCAAAGAACCAGATACAGACAAACTTATAGTTGaaatattgattttaaaaatcatGAATCAAGAAAAACATCAAACTTTCCACTTTGCATTGAATAATGTTTTCTCTAAAATGAAGGCTGAGCAAAGAACCTGACTACCTTCCATATCTCTTTGTGTGTAAGGTGGTTTTGATCAAGATCAAAGACCTTGGTATAGCTTACAGTGGATTGTAGAAATACCCACAAATTTACTCCCCAAAGCCAAACCATCATAGTCTGTATATAACAGTGaagaaacaagaaaaggtataaaataAAGTTCCATAAAAATCGTGAACAATGTACAGCATATACAGGAGAATTAAACCCCCGACTCACCACAAGAAGGAGAGGATTGTAATACAAAAATGCTTCATATAAAAACAGATCTCTCAAATTTGCGTCCATTCTCATGACAGAATCCCAACTAATCTGATACCAGGAAAAGACAAATATTAGGCGTGGAATACGTATGGAAAATATCAGAGGCCTACTCGATAGATGCTCATTGGCATCCATggacaatttttatataataaaagtgAAAAGACAGGTTCCAACCTTGCAGCAAATAAGGCCCCATATAAGAAAGAGTGTCAcctgaaaaaatatatacatacatgGACAGAAGTTCATATACAATACAAGTAAAAAAAACTGAGAAATTAAAGAAAGATATACAGTTAAACTGACAGAGACTTCCACAAACATAAAATTACAATCTGCACAAAAGAAtttcttcatttattttcaaaatttaattcttCTAACATTACCGAGGAACATTAGAATAacacaaaaattatattaaggTACAAGTTTACAAACAAAAACATACAGCAGCAAATTTTCCACAATCAGAAATTTAATGAAAACTGTGCGTCTATCAATATGCATCAGCATGATAAATAAATTGCAAAGTGAGGAGAAGAAAGCATTATATATATGGCCACTGAACGTGGAGAGATCCAAGAAAGTCTAATATGAACAAAGACCAGATAATATAAAGAAACTTACTAAGCAATGTCATGACTACAGTTATCATAAAAGGGATGCTTATTTCCTTTTccactttgtttttatttttattgtgtatCAGTGTTACGTTTTGTCAGCTTTGTTTCAAACCTAtgaaacattaaaataatactCCAGCTTAAAGGACCTCCCAGTCCctctacaaataaaaaaaacatccaCTTGAACAGAGTGGTGTCGACCACTGAACTTAAGCAAATTGTGTATGATATACAGACCTTGAACCTCCACAGAAAAGTTGGAGATGGCATAGCACTTTGCATAGGTGAAATTATACTCTTCATTGAATAAGTGCTATTGTATTATAGGATGTATCAGTATGATTCTGCagaacaaaatgaaaataattagaaaaaaagagTGTGAAATGTAAGAAAAGCAAAGCAATCTTGGGGGAGAAAGGAAAGAGTAGCTAAACAGAAAtaatttcttcttttcttttattaaattgtaaaggacattattaAGACACAGCTTAGTGCGATAAAGCTCTCACTATTACTGTCTTTTTAGGAAGGATCAGACCCTCTGAAATGGGTCCTTTCTTTTCATCAGGAATAAAGGTCTTGCCACAACTTAAACTTACATTCACGCCACATGATGACAACTCCAACCACTGAACTGAGGCAGAGGACATTATTAAgcaaataaaaaaggaaaaaacctGGGCTAGAACTCATCATCTTCCAGAATACTAGTGGATTTCACACCATAGTTCACCAGATGCATTAAGCTCTCGAAgcttaattgaaattgatgatgAATAATCATTGCTAAAGTTCAACATGTATATTGTTTTCAGAGAGTGCAGTCTAAAATGCTTTATATTTTCTTGAAAAGGTAAACAACTCCATGCTTATAGATTATTAGCACGTATGCATGCCATTGTCGAAATGTAACCTGCTCCACTCCTGACACACATTAACACAAGGCAGGCATGAAAACTCCATTTATATCTTACACAATACATTGTGTTTAATCTCCTACTTCTAAACTATGTTCGGAAACACAGCAATGGCCTTTGTCTGTAGCAACTTGCAAAGGAGGTGTCCTTAACTTTTGTGCACACAGCATGGGCTCTGGGATCACATCTCCAACATTCTAATGATTAACTTCAGTCATAAAAATTATACAAGTACTATTATTACCCAACCAGAAGCTCTTAATTGTTATCACTTTTGGGAAGCTAAAATGGGGTTTTCATATACTGACACAGAAAAACGAGGCTAGTCAACTGCCAAAAAGAAGGCTTATAAATGCTAAATCTAATGCCCCACATAAAAAGCTCATAAATTTGGGCGTGCACTACTGTACAAGCATATCCAATCCTTCAATAAATCATAACCTCCCTCccatcaaaatcaaaattacaaCAATAAAAGCTCACACAATTGTCATGCACGGCAACAGGAGCAAATTCATTTCCAATTCCAATTACTCCATAGATTTCAAATCCCACAACTAAAAAGTTCAACCCAAATAACCACCGCTTTAACAAACAACATCACATCACAAAGTACAAAAATGACAACAGAATCAAGCAAAAACCCCACGTAACAAAACCCATCAAAATCAAAACTTGAGAATCTCCCACCATTCGAAGAGCCCTACCTCCTGGGAAAATCCAACAATCAGCTTCCGGGGAGAAGCAAAAAAGGCGGAAACGAATCAGATCAATTAATCACCTGCTTTTGCAGTCAGAAAGCGAGTCAGATCTGATAGCACAATTACGATAAACTTTTAGCGCGCGAAGGACGCTACATAACAGAGGAGAATGATGACGATGATGGTGAAGGTGTTGCGTCAATCTCAAAGCACCTTGCTTACTTGCATTGCTGGCAAAGAGATTTGGTGAAAACAAAAACCGTGGCAGTGTTGTTATTTTACCCGCCACTCTGAATTACAGTTTCCACAGCAGAAAATAGAGAAAAGAGTGCACACTGGATTCACTTGGAAGAATAAGAAGAATGGTTACTGTGATCTGATCATATTCTTATCAcactcttttcttttctttgtttggTGAAAATGGAAAACCATGAAAACATtgaaattttctttaaaaattaaaattaccatTTTTATGGTTTCTTATTATGACATTGGAAATTTCTTCGAAGTCCTTAATGAATACTAAATGTCTATTATTCAAAACTATATCTTGTGTATTCAGACAATCTACAGTGTTACATTATTCTTCTACTCGTAATAAAAAACACAGTTTATAGTaataattaaatgttattttaatatgtttcatttagtttatttttcagCCCTAAAGTATTAAGATTATATGTATTTCTTTTCCATTTTTAGTTGTGTTAATTGTAGGGTACTCACTAATTCTGTTGCTTTAGCTTTACGCTAAAACAAATTAATCCGAACcgattatatttaattaaatttgttcgaaaaggtttataaaaaaattaataaattcaaatatagtcAAAGTGATAAAAAAGTGTCTTAACTTAGGTCGTCcaattttcataaaacaaataaattgttACTATAATTTATAGtaatataagataaaaaaaagtctttttaacaattaaattattctttacATAAGAGGGACTCAAGGTCTCGTTCCTTGAGTCTTATTCACTTGTGTCTTCTTAGTCTCCGTTTCGAGTGAGTTTTAGTTGTCGACATATGTGGAATATATATGTAATAAGTTTTCTGACACTCAAATTAATATTCGATAActctaaataataaaaattattaaatacgtATTTTGGTTTGGACTAGGttaacttatttataaaaagtCAAGTTGGACATATAAGGTGTTCGACATAATTAAcatgaatataaatattaaatcttATATTAGCCTACTtatttataaagttgagttGAACATATGAGATGTTGGACATAATTAACGTGAATAACACTCTTAAATATTCTATTAGTCTGACATAAGGTAATGTAATTGAGAAAAAAGAGTTTTAGAAGATTATTTGATTATATGATCGAGACCTCTTATGTACGAATTTAGTTTGACATATTTTATCTAcacaatacaaatatttattttctctataattatcactttatatatatatatatgagatgGATTCCTTTACAATATCttacttaaaaaataacatataataaaCATGACCCATTCAATAACACTATAtaacatataagaaaatgaaataaaaatttaaaaaatacaaaagtcAATTTTTTTAAGGTCACTAATCTAAGAGTTAAAAAAAAGGATTCGATTAGTTCTAGTAGGTTTTGGTTAGGatgtaaagtaaaaaaaatgtaatctaaccattttatttgtttgaattttatGGGTTTTTCATCTTATAAATCTAATACATTGAATGCAACTATTTATTTGATCTcgaaattattttctttctaacAGTGAATTTCCTTTTGTCAATTTCTTTCTAACAACGTGTACTGTTTCATTAAATTGTTGGCTTTTCATTAAATGATATTTTCTTTGATAACTATTTCTTGGAAGCTTGAGAGCTTCTTCCTCACACTTTTCTAATCCAATGTGGGAGGTATAAGTAAGATATAAAATGTATCTTCCTCCTATCTATCAAGAAGATATTGTTATTTTCATGTGGAAGTGTTGCTATTTATTCATTGAATAGATGTCCAAATTATAGGTTCTTCGGCAttcttaaatgttttttttttttttttgcatttaaCAAATAATTTGTTTTGAACATGGAAAGGGAAAAGAGGGTGGAAATTCTCAAATGGGTTTGATAACAAATTAATAAATGGGAAAAGAATATATGATTACTATGTTTAGGAAACTTGATGAAATGAATATGAGCAAATATTTAAACTGGAGGATGCTTTCATGCCTTTCTATGTAGTTTTAGTTTTAGGCTTCATCCACCGTATCAATTCAAACTCACACTCAACACACTCATGTGAAATTATCTTTAAGAATTTGAAATCTTGTATATTTATATCGGTAATTCAAATCACAAAGTTCTGAATATATAAATCCATAACCAATATGTTACTTTCGGATTTCGCCATCTGAAAGCTTATCGGGACAACATAAATGATTTTCGAATATCAAGATCTATAAGCAAACATAAATGAGTTTCGGATTTTGATCATCAACATCATTTACAGCACATCATTCCAAATATAGAAATCTATAACTCATAACTCACTTCCGGATATGGCCATccaaaagtttaaataaaatataaaaatgatattttaaatttagatattGAAATCCAGAGTATATAATAATCACTTTCAGATTCCTACATTGGTaagaaaactaaagaaaatattgaattttaaattttttgttaattgcATGTCTTAAATGATACGACACAGTGAAAATGTCATAGTGAAAATTTACCGTAGTTTTAATGTCTTAGAGGTAATTCAATCCAAACCAAcaatttacattaaaaaaaataaaactggtcatattaatattattttacaaagtAAAAGTTATGTTAGGGTTATCTTaatagtgtcatataatttacCACACACACATTTAAATATAAACATGGGGAGTCACATGCACCAAATTGATATCAAGTAAGAAATATTGTAGTAAACTTTATTTatagaaactaaattaaatatttatgtttaatttttatctttaaaaaagtACTAAAATGTGATTGCTATAAATTATTCTGCAGTACTCTTAAAGTTTAAGTAATTGACCAAGTTTCAAAAATTGGAACGAAGCACCAATAGGGAAAAAATAGGATGCAATAGTATACTGTGAAAGAAATGAATAAacttttaaataagaaaataggATCAGTCTTAATTTTACAAGCCAAATTAATtagtaattataaataaatattttatgttttaagcaTTTTAAATTTGAGTAAAAAAACGATTATTTAAGAAAACGGAGGATTAAAGTTATCATTAAGAAGGTAGTTAAGTTTAACTAAATAGTGATTATTATGAAAAAGTCAATGCAAgccaaacataaaaataaaataaaattagacatGTAGTCCATAAGTTTAGCTCTATACTTTCCCATAGTCATGAAATTGTTTTGCTTAAGCTATTCAATTGCATTTAATGTTGTCATTGAATGTGATTTGGTCCAATATTTATAAGTCTTGTTTATGGAGATATCGTGTATAATACGATTTCCtacaatttaataaaaaatgaaaaccaaTTTAATTAATTGGAAACAATTTAGATAACCTTTTAAACCTTGAATTCTAAATACATGTTTTCATTACTtagaaaaataactttttacatGGATTTGAAAACCATCAACTTAGGTGACTTATAACAACCAatacaaaatgataaaaaaattcatcaatggacactaattttaaaatgatttaaaaaatatctacgAAATTGTGTATAATTATTTCTGAGTTATCCTTTAGCGTGGAAATTTTAAGTTAAGCAGTGTTATTGAAACATAACAAATCATTGCTTAAATTTTAAGTTAACCAATGTTATTGAAACATAATATATTCAGTAAAAATTGTTCTAGAATTTTGTTCCTGATATTAAGGAAAATTTGTTCTAAAAATTTTGTTCGTGTTTTGGAATATATTtcatatgttttaaaaaatttattccaaAAATCTTGTCcaagaaattttatttaaaaaatcttgttctataaattttattatgttgtaAAAAAGTGGAATGTATTTTATGAATTCTAAAACGTGTTATGGTAAGTTACTttaaataaggataaaatagtcATTCTGAAAATTTTGTTGTGCAGGTTCAGAAATGGGCTGCAAGAAGTAAAAGCTATGATACTGTTGCACTTGGCTCATTAATCAAAGCAGTGATAACAAATGCATAGTTTTGGATTATTTTTGggcaattacttcctgcaccatatcaatgcACCCAATTTAAGTATAAAAAGACGAAAGTACCCTTAAATAAATAGGATTATACGTTACGGATATTCTTTTCTGGAatgtttccagattttttttttccaaaacgaattttatgtattatggattttttttatccagaatgagattttgaattttgaattctgGATATATTTGTCTCGATGGTGTTTTTTGAGTTTTGGATTTTCATTTCCAGAGTAAATAACTTTTTTGGAATCAAAAATTTTATATTGGATACAAGTTAAAAATGATTGGGCGTAGGAAGAACTTGTCTTGTTTTCGTTCGTCAATGTCAATatgatataaaatatgaaaatatttgcCTTGTTTTTGCTACTTCCATATGGATTTGATAGTAGttttcgaattatgtaatccgaacaCACACTTAATAAAAGACTTTCatattacataatctagaaagTAGAAAaaacttccagattatataattaaaaaactaaagatgcaactaaaaaaaacttatgaatTAGGTAATATGgaactaattacaaatttaaaaaatcacttTAATTCATTTTCCCATTCCATAAGCtactagaaaaataaaaaaataaagaaaatataaataattagtaaaaTTTTTTTGTAGATATGATATTTTCTCTAAAATATACTTACACTTTACGAAAATTGATATTCTTTGTCTTAAACCAGGGAAATGGattgaatattttttctaaCTTTATAATGTTTAATCTCAACACTTAAATGAACATcttactctcttttttctcttaaaaatgAACGTTCAGTATTATTATAATTtgcactttatttttttattttttttaaggcTTTTACTCAATTAATTAAACCCTTGGTCACTCTTTTATTCAAGTAGGCGCAAACCAAAAATTGAGTAGGTACTAGTAGCTATGGCGAGCCCAGAAGAAGCAAAGCTCGAAACTTTCATGCAGTGGCTGCAGGTTCGTGAACATGCTTATGAATTTGTGGCCAAAGGGCAACGTATATTAAGATTTTGTGTTGAATACACCATGGTGTCTTTTGATAAGTTTTGAATTTGGATTTGGGATTGAATTCAGGTAAATGGGGTGGAGCTACGAGGTTGCAAGATCAAGTGGTGTGATTCCAAACGAGGGTTTGGAATCTTTTCTGAAAAAGATGTTTCTGATGGTAATATCAATATGGATTGAGTAGAGAGAAGGAGTTGGTGTTATTGTTTGTTAGAATATACCTGACATTGTTGCTGTTTGGAATATGAAAGTGTCTGAAATTTTGTTAATTCCCTTTTGTTATAATCTTAAAATGTTGAAATTTGAAAACACTGGTCTTGCCTTTGAAGCTAAAAAAAGGGCATCGTCATAAAAGGAAATTTTTTAGGTGCTTAGTGTTGTCATCTGAATGTTTACAGTTCTGTGCCTCTTGACCACTGAAAGGAGAGAATGTAatattgttttcttcaaaaatcAGGGGTTGTGTTGGTTGTTCCACTAGATTTAGCCATTACTCCAATGAGGGTGTTGCAAGATCCTCTTATGGGACCAGCATGTAGAGCAATGTTTGAAGAAGGAGATGTAGATGACAGGTTACTAATGATGCTGTTATTGACTGTGGAGCGTTTGCGTAAGAATTCTCTATGGAAGCCGTATGTATGGTTAATTGTGTTTTACTTTGGGAATAAGATTGTGTTGTGAGTTTCACTTGTGAGGTGGTTGAAACTAAATCAGGTACCTTGACATGCTTCCAACCACTTTTGGGAATCCACTTTGGTTTAGTGATGATGAACTTAAAGAACTAAGAGGAACAACATTATATCGCGCGACTGAATTGCAGGTAATTTGTCTTGTGACTCATTATTTGTGTACCATTTACC comes from the Phaseolus vulgaris cultivar G19833 chromosome 8, P. vulgaris v2.0, whole genome shotgun sequence genome and includes:
- the LOC137825067 gene encoding uncharacterized protein, giving the protein MKSIISPMQSAMPSPTFLWRFKVTLFLIWGLICCKISWDSVMRMDANLRDLFLYEAFLYYNPLLLVTMMVWLWGVNLWVFLQSTVSYTKVFDLDQNHLTHKEIWKCSTWMTIIVPTSMTAYLYLYSHGEVSLAASQPVLLYIIVAVVLIFPFDIFYLSSRYFFLRTLLRIAFPLQPITFPDFFVADILTSMAKVFSDLERSVCRMVNRQVATIAWLEADSVCGSHSVAIPMVLVLPYIWRLLQCLRQYRDTKEKNCLFNALKYSTAVPVIFLSALKYHVLHEKWSTLYRPLWLLSSVINSLYSFYWDITRDWDLSGFSRIFKFNKSSVVSNMFYGRQWIYFWVIGTNFILRCSWTYKLSAHLRHNYLTVFAITLLEMWRRFQWIFFRVENEWNKISRSGVQLTEIPREEEKLLGSNIHDV